From one Bradyrhizobium sp. Ash2021 genomic stretch:
- a CDS encoding methyltransferase, translating into MAEHLVIDHVGHFGDGVVRAGGENLYVPYTLGGETVEVAPVPGHPDRRRLLQVEHASPERITPFCPHFAICGGCAIQHWESGHYRAWKRNLVVEMLAQAKLDCEVHPLIDAHGLGRRRVTLHARMGTHEVLKVGFSAAGSHDIIPVDRCPILSPGLDGALDAAWALAEPLISTGKPLDIQITATDTGLDVDVRGSGPVPTKTIATLSRVAEQHRLARLTRHGELVLMRTPPAITAGTAQVILPPGSFLQPTVAGEEALAALVADHCVRAKYIADLFCGVGPFALRLARKSRIAAFDSDAGAVAALQKAAASTSGLKPLKAEARDLFRRPLMPQELRDYDTVVFDPPRQGAQAQATQLAASKVATLVAVSCNVATFIRDAKILIDGGYTIEGVTPVDQFRHTPHVELVARFARKR; encoded by the coding sequence GTGGCTGAGCACCTCGTCATCGATCATGTCGGTCATTTCGGCGACGGCGTCGTGCGCGCCGGCGGCGAGAATTTGTATGTGCCGTACACGCTTGGCGGCGAGACCGTCGAGGTGGCGCCGGTACCGGGCCATCCCGACCGCCGCCGTCTGCTGCAAGTCGAGCACGCAAGCCCGGAACGGATCACGCCGTTCTGTCCGCACTTTGCCATCTGCGGCGGCTGCGCGATCCAGCATTGGGAAAGCGGGCACTACCGTGCCTGGAAGCGCAATCTGGTGGTCGAGATGCTGGCGCAGGCGAAGCTCGATTGCGAAGTTCATCCGCTGATCGACGCCCACGGCCTCGGCCGGCGGCGCGTCACCTTGCACGCGCGGATGGGGACGCACGAGGTGCTCAAGGTGGGCTTTTCGGCGGCAGGTTCCCACGACATCATTCCGGTCGACCGCTGCCCGATCCTTAGCCCCGGCCTCGACGGCGCGCTCGATGCGGCATGGGCGCTGGCCGAACCGCTGATATCGACCGGGAAGCCGCTCGACATCCAGATCACGGCGACCGACACCGGCCTCGATGTCGACGTGCGCGGCTCCGGTCCGGTACCCACCAAAACCATCGCGACGTTATCGCGCGTGGCGGAACAGCATCGCCTGGCGCGGCTGACGCGCCATGGCGAACTGGTGCTGATGCGGACGCCACCGGCGATCACGGCAGGCACCGCGCAGGTGATCCTGCCGCCGGGCTCGTTCCTGCAGCCCACCGTCGCCGGTGAGGAGGCATTGGCCGCGCTGGTGGCGGATCATTGCGTGCGCGCCAAATATATCGCCGACCTGTTTTGCGGGGTCGGACCGTTCGCGCTTCGCCTGGCCCGGAAGTCGCGGATCGCGGCCTTCGACAGCGACGCCGGCGCGGTGGCCGCGCTGCAGAAGGCGGCGGCATCGACTTCGGGATTGAAGCCGCTCAAGGCGGAAGCGCGCGATCTGTTCCGGCGGCCGCTGATGCCGCAGGAACTGCGCGACTACGACACCGTCGTGTTCGATCCGCCGCGGCAGGGCGCGCAGGCGCAAGCAACCCAACTCGCCGCCAGCAAGGTCGCGACATTGGTCGCGGTGTCCTGCAACGTCGCGACCTTCATACGCGACGCAAAAATCCTGATCGACGGCGGCTATACAATCGAAGGCGTCACTCCGGTCGACCAGTTTCGCCACACCCCGCATGTCGAGCTGGTGGCAAGGTTCGCGCGCAAGCGCTGA
- a CDS encoding Tad domain-containing protein: protein MIFGIAVVPLISAMGCAVDYSMATRMRAKLQSAADAASVASLSKNSAGFTAAAAMTGDGSVTAGVTEANNVFDGNVGSITGYNNLTRTSTVTKTGIKLASSVTFSADVPTNFMRVVGFQKLTVTGVSKSSASLPPYLDFYLALDVSGSMGLPSTTAEAKRLQYLSPDNYAQYPTGCTLACHFSQQNGPCTDSGTQGYPTNGYCLGYLISRVSPSGYTNLLTLQSPQGKYLYKNQDQNSPLYNKYWQLPSTMVSGLPNSLNAALPPVSSCPTAGTDNCIQLRLDAVGFALNATVAANGVDGLLALAQKKKIVTNQFRIGLYPFIKDIDKSYAPLTSTINGSSTTPGTINYAAANLATELDTNLNVNLGSGGTHIDNALNSINNLIASVGNGSASNNTQPYVFLVTDGAQDNQYKDVPNGNWHGSNHATVLSDTVNAYPGICTTLKSRGIIVSVLYIPYQPINPVNTSFAGDEDDYANWNIGTATTGIAKSLSDCSSPADAAGSYFYTANTPADITAALNAMFNHAVTTAHITN from the coding sequence ATGATTTTCGGGATCGCGGTGGTACCGCTGATCTCGGCGATGGGTTGCGCGGTCGACTACTCGATGGCGACCAGGATGAGGGCGAAGCTGCAATCCGCGGCCGACGCCGCCAGTGTTGCCTCGCTTTCCAAGAACTCGGCCGGGTTCACCGCGGCCGCGGCAATGACGGGCGATGGCTCGGTTACGGCCGGCGTCACCGAGGCCAACAACGTCTTTGACGGCAACGTGGGCTCGATCACCGGTTACAACAATCTGACCCGTACCAGCACTGTCACAAAGACCGGCATCAAGCTGGCTTCCAGCGTCACGTTCAGTGCCGACGTGCCGACCAACTTTATGAGGGTGGTTGGGTTTCAAAAACTGACGGTGACCGGCGTCTCGAAATCGAGCGCCTCGCTGCCGCCCTATCTCGATTTTTACCTGGCGCTGGACGTTTCGGGATCGATGGGGTTGCCGTCGACAACGGCCGAAGCCAAGCGGTTGCAGTACCTCAGCCCGGATAACTATGCACAATATCCGACCGGCTGTACCTTGGCCTGCCATTTTTCGCAGCAAAATGGCCCGTGCACGGACAGCGGGACCCAAGGATACCCAACGAACGGCTACTGTCTCGGCTATCTGATTTCGCGCGTGAGCCCGAGCGGATACACAAATCTCCTCACGCTGCAAAGTCCACAAGGAAAGTATCTTTATAAAAACCAGGACCAGAATTCGCCTCTTTACAACAAGTATTGGCAGCTACCGTCTACGATGGTTTCCGGCCTGCCCAATTCGCTGAATGCTGCACTACCGCCGGTTTCGTCCTGCCCGACCGCGGGCACCGACAACTGCATCCAGTTGCGCCTCGACGCGGTCGGCTTTGCCTTGAACGCTACGGTGGCCGCGAACGGCGTGGACGGATTGCTCGCCCTGGCCCAAAAGAAGAAGATAGTTACCAATCAATTCCGGATCGGGCTCTACCCCTTCATCAAGGATATCGACAAGAGCTATGCCCCGCTGACCTCAACTATCAACGGCAGTTCTACGACGCCCGGCACCATCAATTATGCCGCCGCAAATCTCGCCACGGAGCTTGATACCAATTTGAACGTAAATCTTGGCTCGGGCGGCACGCATATCGACAATGCGCTCAACAGCATCAACAACCTGATCGCCAGCGTCGGCAACGGCAGCGCCTCGAACAATACGCAGCCTTACGTCTTTCTCGTCACCGACGGCGCTCAAGACAACCAGTACAAAGACGTTCCCAACGGCAACTGGCACGGCAGCAACCACGCCACCGTGCTATCTGACACTGTCAACGCCTACCCCGGCATCTGCACGACTCTCAAGAGCCGCGGCATCATCGTTTCCGTGCTCTATATTCCCTACCAGCCGATCAACCCGGTGAACACATCCTTTGCCGGCGACGAAGACGACTACGCCAACTGGAACATCGGCACCGCGACCACGGGCATCGCGAAGAGCCTGTCGGACTGCTCGTCGCCGGCCGACGCGGCGGGCAGCTACTTCTACACCGCCAACACCCCCGCCGACATCACGGCTGCCTTGAACGCCATGTTCAATCACGCGGTGACCACGGCGCATATCACGAACTGA
- a CDS encoding nucleoside 2-deoxyribosyltransferase, with protein MKIYLAGPDVFLPDALEIGRRKAEICARHGLIGLYPLDNAVDVSTPEASLTIFKANEAMMEAADAIIANLTPFRGPSADAGTVYELGYMAGRGKLCLAYSNDPSSYKQRVARRYDVKTSPDGRLIDPEGLTVEDFGLPDNLMMMHALDLHGCPLVAPKIASADLWHDLTSFDACVRLAADRATSKSDRN; from the coding sequence ATGAAAATCTATCTGGCAGGCCCCGATGTGTTCCTGCCGGACGCGCTTGAGATTGGACGGCGCAAAGCCGAGATCTGCGCGCGTCACGGGCTGATCGGACTTTATCCGCTCGATAACGCGGTCGACGTGTCGACCCCTGAGGCCTCGCTCACGATCTTCAAAGCCAATGAGGCAATGATGGAGGCGGCCGACGCCATCATCGCCAATTTGACGCCGTTTCGCGGCCCCAGTGCCGACGCAGGCACCGTCTACGAACTCGGCTACATGGCGGGCCGCGGCAAGCTGTGTCTCGCCTACAGCAACGACCCCTCGTCATACAAGCAGCGCGTTGCGCGCCGATATGACGTAAAAACATCGCCCGATGGCCGCCTGATCGACCCGGAGGGACTGACGGTGGAAGATTTTGGCCTGCCCGACAATCTCATGATGATGCACGCGCTCGATCTGCACGGTTGTCCGCTGGTCGCGCCAAAGATCGCGTCTGCGGATCTCTGGCATGATCTCACCTCGTTCGACGCCTGCGTTCGCCTCGCCGCGGATCGCGCAACAAGCAAATCGGACCGAAATTGA
- a CDS encoding TlyA family RNA methyltransferase, producing MTNKREIEPTPRKRADVVLVERGLFESRARARAAIEAGGVVADGKPVLKASETIAADAELSAQPAHPYVSRGGVKLAGALEQYPIDIENHVCLDVGASTGGFTEVLLANGASLVFAVDVGHGQLHPSLRNHPHIVSMEATDIRSFEGKRLPARPDIVVIDVSFISLKAVLPVALSLAAAPMSLLALIKPQFEASRKHSKHGIIRNAMVHQEICDDITAFAASLGCTDIQVFPSSITGGDGNIEFFLGARRG from the coding sequence TTGACCAACAAGCGCGAAATCGAGCCAACTCCCCGCAAGCGCGCCGACGTCGTGCTGGTCGAGCGCGGCCTGTTCGAAAGCCGGGCCCGGGCGCGGGCGGCGATCGAGGCCGGCGGCGTGGTCGCCGACGGCAAGCCGGTGCTGAAAGCCTCGGAAACCATCGCCGCCGATGCGGAATTGTCGGCGCAGCCCGCGCATCCCTATGTCTCGCGCGGCGGCGTCAAGCTTGCGGGCGCGCTGGAGCAATATCCCATCGACATCGAGAACCATGTCTGCCTCGACGTCGGCGCATCGACCGGCGGCTTCACCGAAGTATTGCTGGCGAACGGCGCCAGCCTCGTCTTCGCCGTCGATGTCGGTCACGGCCAGCTGCATCCTTCGCTGCGCAATCATCCCCACATCGTCTCCATGGAAGCGACCGATATCCGCAGTTTCGAGGGCAAGCGCCTGCCCGCCCGGCCCGACATCGTCGTCATCGACGTCAGCTTCATTTCACTGAAAGCCGTGCTGCCCGTGGCATTGTCGCTGGCGGCCGCACCGATGAGTCTTCTGGCGCTGATCAAGCCGCAATTCGAGGCGTCGCGAAAGCATTCCAAGCACGGCATCATCCGCAATGCGATGGTGCATCAGGAAATTTGCGACGACATCACGGCGTTCGCGGCTTCGCTCGGATGCACCGACATCCAGGTGTTTCCGTCCTCGATTACCGGCGGCGACGGCAATATCGAATTCTTCCTCGGCGCGCGCCGTGGCTGA
- the dxs gene encoding 1-deoxy-D-xylulose-5-phosphate synthase — MTTFSKTPLLDTIRTPDDLRRLKIEQVQQVADELRQETIDAVSVTGGHFGAGLGVVELTTAIHYIFDTPRDRLIWDVGHQAYPHKILTGRRDRIRTLRTGGGLSGFTKRTESDYDPFGAAHSSTSISAGLGMAVARDLSGGKNNVIAVIGDGAMSAGMAYEAMNNAGAMNSRLIVILNDNDMSIAPPVGAMSAYLSRLYSGKTYRTLREAAKQINKRLPKIIANRANRVEEYSRGFMMDGGTLFEELGFYYVGPIDGHNLDHLLPVLKNVRDMETGPILVHVVTQKGKGYGPAEAAADKYHAVVKFDVATGAQAKAKPNAPAYQNVFGQSLVKEAEKDEKIVAITAAMPSGTGVDIFNKAFPNRTFDVGIAEQHAVTFAAGLATEGYKPFCAIYSTFLQRGYDQVVHDVAIQSLPVRFAIDRAGLVGADGATHAGSFDNAYLGCLPNFVIMAASDEAELVHMVATQVAINDRPSAVRYPRGEGRGVEMPEFGVPLEIGKGRIVKQGNKIALLSFGTRLAECEKAADELAAHGLSTTIADARFMKPLDVELVLKLAREHEVLLTIEEGSIGGFGSHVMQTLAEHGMLDGGLRMRAMILPDEFIDHDSPNAMYAHAGLDAKGIVAKVFDALGKDYKAETVKLA; from the coding sequence GTGACCACATTCAGTAAAACGCCGCTTCTCGACACCATCCGCACGCCCGACGACCTTCGCCGGCTCAAAATCGAGCAGGTGCAGCAGGTGGCCGACGAGCTGCGTCAGGAGACCATCGACGCGGTTTCCGTGACCGGCGGCCATTTCGGCGCCGGCCTCGGCGTGGTCGAGCTGACCACCGCGATCCATTATATCTTCGACACCCCGCGCGACCGCCTGATCTGGGACGTCGGCCATCAGGCCTATCCGCACAAGATCCTGACCGGCCGCCGCGACCGCATCCGCACGCTGCGCACCGGCGGCGGATTGAGCGGTTTCACGAAGCGCACCGAGAGCGACTACGATCCGTTCGGCGCCGCGCACTCCTCGACCTCGATTTCGGCCGGCCTCGGCATGGCGGTGGCGCGCGACCTCTCCGGCGGCAAGAACAACGTCATCGCCGTGATCGGCGACGGCGCGATGTCCGCGGGCATGGCCTACGAGGCCATGAACAACGCCGGCGCCATGAACTCGCGGCTGATCGTCATCCTCAACGACAACGACATGTCGATTGCGCCGCCGGTCGGCGCCATGAGCGCGTACCTGTCGCGGCTCTATTCGGGCAAGACCTACCGCACGCTGCGCGAGGCGGCCAAGCAGATCAACAAGCGCCTGCCGAAGATCATCGCCAACCGCGCCAACCGCGTCGAAGAATATTCCCGCGGCTTCATGATGGACGGCGGCACGCTGTTTGAGGAACTCGGCTTTTATTATGTCGGCCCGATCGACGGCCATAACCTCGACCATTTGCTCCCCGTGCTGAAGAACGTTCGCGACATGGAGACCGGCCCGATCCTGGTCCACGTCGTGACGCAAAAAGGCAAGGGTTACGGTCCGGCGGAAGCGGCAGCCGACAAATACCACGCCGTGGTCAAGTTCGACGTCGCCACCGGCGCGCAAGCCAAGGCCAAGCCGAACGCGCCGGCCTACCAGAACGTGTTCGGCCAGAGCCTGGTCAAGGAAGCCGAGAAGGACGAAAAGATCGTCGCCATCACCGCGGCAATGCCGTCCGGTACCGGCGTCGACATCTTCAACAAGGCGTTCCCGAACCGCACCTTCGACGTCGGCATCGCCGAGCAGCACGCGGTGACCTTCGCCGCCGGCCTTGCCACCGAAGGCTACAAGCCGTTCTGCGCGATCTACTCGACCTTCCTGCAGCGCGGCTACGACCAGGTGGTCCATGACGTCGCGATCCAGAGCCTGCCGGTTCGTTTCGCGATCGACCGCGCCGGCCTGGTCGGCGCCGACGGCGCCACCCATGCAGGTTCCTTCGACAACGCCTATCTCGGCTGCCTGCCGAACTTCGTCATCATGGCCGCCTCCGACGAGGCCGAACTGGTGCACATGGTCGCAACGCAAGTCGCTATCAACGATCGCCCGAGCGCGGTGCGCTATCCGCGCGGCGAAGGCCGCGGCGTCGAAATGCCCGAGTTCGGTGTGCCCCTGGAGATCGGCAAGGGCCGCATCGTCAAGCAGGGCAACAAGATTGCGCTGCTGTCGTTCGGCACCCGTCTGGCCGAATGCGAAAAGGCCGCCGACGAGCTCGCCGCTCACGGCCTTTCCACCACCATTGCCGACGCGCGCTTCATGAAGCCGCTGGATGTCGAGCTGGTGCTGAAACTGGCGCGCGAGCATGAAGTTCTGCTCACCATCGAAGAGGGTTCGATCGGCGGGTTCGGTTCGCATGTCATGCAGACGCTGGCGGAGCACGGCATGCTCGACGGCGGCTTGAGGATGCGTGCCATGATCCTGCCCGACGAGTTCATCGACCACGATTCGCCGAATGCGATGTATGCCCATGCCGGCCTCGACGCCAAGGGCATCGTCGCCAAGGTGTTCGACGCGCTCGGCAAGGATTACAAGGCCGAGACGGTCAAGCTCGCCTGA
- a CDS encoding histone deacetylase family protein has product MTLLLTHPASLDHLTPPGHPERPDRLRAVGEVLAEDRFSPLVRGEAPEGNLDQVMLCHDGHYVEELRHIAPSSGLIYLDGDTSMSPGTWEAVMRGVGGAVAATDAVMSGTHHNAFVAVRPPGHHAEINKPMGFCFFDNVAIAARHAQRKYGIGRAAIVDFDVHHGNGTQDIFWADPTVMYCSTHQMPLFPGTGASGERGEHDTIVNAPLASEDGGPKFRAAFENLILPQLQKFGPELIIISAGFDAHYRDPLASLNLRAEDFGWVTRKLMDLAATSAGGRVVSVLEGGYDLQGLKESVAAHVTALMGA; this is encoded by the coding sequence ATGACGCTTCTTCTGACCCATCCCGCCTCTCTCGACCATCTCACGCCGCCGGGACATCCGGAGCGGCCCGACCGGCTGCGCGCGGTTGGCGAGGTGCTGGCGGAAGACCGCTTCAGTCCGCTGGTGCGCGGCGAAGCGCCGGAAGGCAACCTCGATCAGGTCATGCTCTGTCACGACGGACACTATGTCGAGGAACTCCGGCATATCGCGCCTTCGAGCGGCCTGATCTATCTCGACGGCGACACCTCGATGTCGCCGGGCACCTGGGAAGCGGTGATGCGCGGCGTCGGCGGCGCGGTCGCCGCGACCGACGCCGTGATGTCGGGGACCCATCACAATGCGTTCGTCGCCGTCCGCCCTCCCGGCCATCACGCCGAGATCAACAAGCCGATGGGCTTCTGCTTTTTCGACAACGTCGCCATCGCCGCGCGTCACGCCCAGCGCAAATATGGCATCGGCCGCGCCGCGATCGTCGATTTCGATGTCCATCACGGCAATGGCACCCAGGATATCTTCTGGGCCGATCCGACCGTGATGTATTGCTCGACGCACCAGATGCCGCTGTTTCCCGGCACCGGTGCCTCCGGCGAGCGCGGCGAGCACGACACCATCGTCAATGCGCCGCTGGCCTCCGAGGACGGCGGCCCAAAATTCCGCGCCGCGTTCGAAAACCTGATTCTGCCGCAGTTGCAGAAATTCGGCCCCGAACTGATCATCATCTCCGCCGGCTTCGATGCGCATTATCGCGATCCGCTGGCCTCGCTCAATCTGAGGGCGGAGGATTTCGGCTGGGTCACCCGCAAGCTGATGGATCTCGCAGCGACCAGCGCCGGCGGCCGGGTTGTGTCGGTGCTGGAGGGCGGCTACGACCTGCAGGGGCTGAAAGAGTCGGTTGCCGCGCACGTCACCGCATTGATGGGCGCGTGA
- a CDS encoding L-aspartate oxidase: MTAIHDTDGAAVIIGGGLAGLTAALALAPQPVLLVTMAPLGFEASSTLAQGGVAASLGADDDVSLHLKDTLAAGDGLCDEAVASAILASAPAAIEQLVRFGVEFDRDAGGNILLGLEAAHSRRRIVHAGGDGTGRDIIRALACKVDETPSFTVCEATAARRLIVDDNAVRGVLCETAQGPVVFATDRVVIATGGIGGLFLHTTNPAASFGQGIALAARAGAAMADLEFIQFHPTALDSQSFPLKLISEAVRGEGAILVDERGDRFMANEPGAELAPRDVVARAVWRHLAAGHRVFLDARNVAGLDVARRFPTITALCREAGIDPVTQPIPIRPAAHYHMGGIAVDPRGRTSVDGLWACGEVACTGLHGANRLASNSLLEAAVCGSWVAQDIAASASARRRQPRLPDGSAIRSDAASVRPILSRAAGVLRDADGLRAAARALYPLAVSHQAASDPAIVGLMIVMSALRRRESRGAHARTDFPEHADTARRSTLRLDDALEAARDFVPDPVI, translated from the coding sequence ATGACAGCCATTCACGATACCGACGGCGCGGCCGTGATCATCGGCGGCGGCCTCGCCGGATTGACGGCCGCGCTGGCGCTGGCGCCGCAACCGGTGCTGCTCGTAACCATGGCGCCGCTCGGTTTTGAGGCCTCCAGCACACTCGCGCAAGGCGGCGTCGCCGCCAGCCTCGGCGCTGACGACGACGTGTCGCTGCATCTCAAGGACACGCTGGCCGCCGGCGACGGGCTTTGCGACGAGGCGGTCGCATCCGCCATTCTCGCGTCGGCGCCGGCGGCGATCGAGCAACTGGTGCGGTTCGGCGTCGAATTCGACCGCGACGCCGGCGGCAACATCCTTCTTGGTCTCGAGGCCGCGCATTCGCGGCGCCGCATCGTCCATGCCGGCGGCGACGGGACCGGGCGGGACATCATCCGCGCGCTGGCCTGCAAGGTTGACGAGACGCCGTCGTTCACCGTGTGCGAGGCGACGGCCGCGCGGCGCCTGATCGTCGACGACAACGCCGTGCGCGGGGTTCTCTGCGAGACCGCGCAGGGACCGGTCGTGTTCGCCACCGATCGCGTCGTGATCGCGACAGGCGGCATCGGCGGGCTGTTCCTGCACACCACCAATCCCGCCGCGTCCTTTGGCCAGGGCATCGCGCTGGCCGCCCGCGCCGGCGCCGCCATGGCCGATCTCGAATTCATTCAATTCCACCCGACCGCGCTCGACAGTCAATCCTTTCCGCTCAAACTGATCAGCGAGGCGGTGCGGGGCGAGGGCGCGATCCTGGTCGACGAGCGCGGCGACCGCTTCATGGCGAACGAGCCCGGCGCGGAGCTGGCGCCGCGCGACGTCGTGGCGCGCGCGGTGTGGCGGCATCTGGCGGCCGGACACCGGGTGTTTCTCGACGCGCGGAACGTCGCAGGGTTGGACGTCGCGCGACGTTTTCCGACCATCACCGCACTTTGCCGCGAAGCCGGGATCGATCCGGTCACGCAGCCGATCCCGATCCGCCCCGCCGCGCATTATCACATGGGCGGCATTGCCGTGGACCCGCGCGGGCGGACGTCGGTCGACGGGCTCTGGGCCTGCGGCGAGGTTGCCTGCACCGGCCTGCACGGCGCCAACCGGCTCGCCAGCAATTCGCTGCTTGAAGCGGCGGTGTGCGGCAGCTGGGTCGCGCAGGATATCGCCGCATCGGCGTCGGCCAGGCGGCGCCAGCCGCGGCTGCCCGATGGCAGCGCCATCCGCAGCGATGCAGCTTCGGTTCGTCCGATCCTGTCGCGGGCCGCCGGCGTCTTGCGCGATGCCGACGGCCTTCGCGCGGCGGCTCGGGCGCTCTATCCGCTCGCGGTCTCGCACCAGGCGGCAAGCGATCCCGCGATCGTCGGCCTGATGATCGTGATGTCAGCCCTGCGCCGCCGGGAAAGCCGCGGCGCGCATGCCCGCACCGATTTTCCCGAACACGCCGACACCGCGCGGCGATCGACGCTGCGCCTCGATGATGCCCTCGAGGCGGCGAGGGACTTCGTTCCCGACCCGGTCATCTGA
- the nadC gene encoding carboxylating nicotinate-nucleotide diphosphorylase: MTPSPLPTVMIEPLVRMALLEDLGRAGDLTTDAIVPAAHRATTVLVARQPGVVAGLDLARLAFQLIDPAIEMRVERGDGAALAPGDVIATISGPARGILTAERVALNLLCRLSGIATATASVVAAVRDTRTDIVCTRKTTPGLRAIEKYAVRVGGGSNHRFGLDDAVLIKDNHVAIAGSVTEALKRAKQGVGHLIKIELEVDTLDQLREALDHGVDAVLLDNMNPETLTKAVAMVGGRAVTEASGRITPATAPSIAATGVDLISIGWLTHSVSVLDIGLDFRN; the protein is encoded by the coding sequence ATGACGCCTTCGCCGCTCCCGACGGTCATGATCGAGCCTTTGGTTCGCATGGCGCTGCTTGAAGATCTCGGCCGGGCCGGCGATCTCACCACCGATGCGATCGTACCGGCGGCGCACCGCGCGACGACGGTCCTGGTGGCCCGGCAGCCCGGTGTGGTCGCAGGCCTCGATCTGGCGCGGCTGGCCTTTCAGCTGATCGATCCGGCGATCGAGATGCGTGTCGAACGTGGCGATGGCGCAGCGCTCGCCCCGGGCGATGTGATCGCCACCATCTCCGGCCCGGCGCGCGGCATTTTGACGGCGGAGCGGGTCGCGCTGAATCTGCTGTGCCGCCTCAGCGGCATCGCGACCGCAACCGCAAGCGTTGTGGCGGCGGTCCGTGACACCAGGACCGACATCGTCTGCACGCGCAAGACCACGCCGGGTTTGCGCGCGATCGAGAAATACGCGGTGCGGGTCGGCGGCGGCAGCAATCACCGGTTCGGTCTCGACGATGCGGTCTTGATCAAGGACAACCATGTCGCGATCGCCGGCAGCGTCACCGAGGCGTTGAAGCGCGCCAAACAAGGCGTCGGCCATCTCATCAAGATCGAACTCGAGGTCGATACGCTGGACCAGCTCCGCGAGGCGCTCGATCACGGCGTCGATGCCGTGCTGCTCGACAACATGAACCCGGAAACCCTGACCAAGGCGGTCGCGATGGTCGGCGGCCGCGCGGTGACGGAAGCTTCCGGCCGCATCACGCCCGCCACCGCGCCGTCGATCGCCGCCACCGGCGTCGACCTGATCTCGATCGGCTGGCTGACCCATAGTGTCAGCGTTCTCGACATCGGGTTGGATTTCAGGAATTGA
- a CDS encoding exodeoxyribonuclease VII small subunit, whose translation MAENTQVDVKKLSFERAIEELETIVKRLEDGKVPLEESVAIYERGEALKRRCEELLRQAEARVDKITTDASGQVTGTEPLDVQ comes from the coding sequence ATGGCCGAAAACACCCAAGTGGACGTCAAGAAGCTGAGCTTCGAGCGCGCGATCGAGGAGCTTGAAACGATCGTCAAGCGGCTCGAGGACGGCAAGGTGCCGCTGGAGGAATCGGTCGCGATCTATGAGCGCGGCGAGGCCCTGAAGCGGCGCTGCGAGGAACTGCTGCGGCAGGCCGAGGCGCGCGTCGACAAGATCACCACCGACGCCTCGGGCCAGGTGACCGGAACCGAGCCGCTCGACGTTCAATAG
- the nadA gene encoding quinolinate synthase NadA, producing MELFSSDQLYAKVSHAIPAIEWPAFVGDIDAILALKRDRNAVILAHNYQTPEIYHCVADIVGDSLALAREAMLVEADVIVLAGVHFMAETAKLLNPSKTVLIPDRGAGCSLADSITPEDVRLLRQSYPGVPIVTYVNTSAAVKAESDICCTSGNARAVIESLGVERVIMLPDEYLARNIAAETKVKVITWTGHCEVHERFSAEEVRQLRENHPGIVVLAHPECPPEVLAEADFAGSTAAISSYVAKQRPPRVVLLTECSMSDNIAIQYPDLEFIRPCNLCPHMKRITLGNIRHALETMQHRVTIDDGIAVRARLAVERMLEVK from the coding sequence ATGGAACTATTCAGCTCAGATCAGCTCTACGCAAAAGTAAGCCATGCGATCCCCGCGATCGAATGGCCGGCCTTCGTAGGCGATATCGATGCGATCCTCGCGCTGAAGCGGGACCGCAACGCGGTTATACTCGCGCATAACTACCAGACGCCCGAGATCTACCACTGCGTGGCCGATATCGTCGGCGACAGTCTCGCTTTGGCGCGCGAGGCGATGCTTGTCGAAGCCGATGTCATCGTGCTCGCCGGCGTTCACTTCATGGCCGAGACCGCCAAACTGCTCAATCCGTCCAAGACGGTGCTGATCCCGGATCGCGGCGCCGGCTGTTCGCTGGCGGATTCGATCACGCCCGAAGACGTCCGGCTGTTGCGGCAAAGCTATCCCGGCGTCCCGATCGTGACTTACGTGAACACGTCGGCCGCGGTGAAAGCCGAATCCGACATCTGCTGCACGTCGGGCAATGCTCGGGCCGTGATCGAGTCGCTCGGCGTCGAGCGCGTCATCATGCTGCCCGACGAATATCTCGCCAGGAACATTGCCGCCGAGACCAAGGTCAAGGTGATCACCTGGACCGGGCATTGCGAGGTGCACGAGCGCTTCAGCGCCGAGGAAGTGCGGCAATTGCGCGAAAATCATCCGGGCATCGTCGTGCTCGCGCATCCCGAATGTCCGCCGGAGGTGCTGGCCGAGGCCGATTTTGCCGGCTCCACGGCGGCGATATCCTCCTATGTCGCCAAACAGCGCCCGCCGCGCGTGGTGCTGCTGACGGAATGCTCGATGAGCGACAACATCGCGATCCAGTACCCCGATCTCGAATTCATCCGGCCCTGCAATCTCTGCCCGCACATGAAGCGGATCACGCTTGGCAATATCCGCCATGCGCTGGAGACGATGCAGCACCGGGTCACGATTGACGACGGCATCGCCGTGCGCGCTCGCCTCGCGGTCGAGCGGATGCTGGAGGTAAAATGA